In Apis cerana isolate GH-2021 linkage group LG5, AcerK_1.0, whole genome shotgun sequence, a single genomic region encodes these proteins:
- the LOC107997882 gene encoding paxillin isoform X10, translating into MNDIMRLESPITPAHLTTIQKYVYWEQYINALLADLQNTVSSEGNHVGSNATPGYGSLNGARTTGYRSYDNRTSPLPPQSPTYQNREAIEESIAKSSGGGKMPSLNNNLSELDTLLQDLSNAHYNAHYQERENRISSSGMNGDSSPMLRSPSSMSASRPTVDSLLEELSTAVPNGDYPSDGRVKVTIQETSTEIQPVYDGYPSRQHGSLNRSEVQRSYSNGHTASNATKELDDLMASLSEFKINSSSHQHQTVTDSPYAKPNKATKSSQSPLPSEGTQTRIHITETHTTHHYQQQHGEPYPPQPATQTKQNQLDSMLGNLQADMSRQGVNTTQKGCCSACEKPIVGQVITALGKTWHPEHFTCTHCNQELGTRNFFEREGHPYCEPDYHNLFSPRCAYCNGPILDKCVTALEKTWHTEHFFCAQCGKQFGEEGFHERDGKPYCREDYFDMFAPKCGGCNRAIMENYISALNSQWHPDCFVCRDCRQKFQGGSFFDHEGLPYCETHYHAKRGSLCAGCHKPITGRCITAMFRKFHPEHFVCAFCLKQLNKGTFKEQNDKPYCHGCFDKLFG; encoded by the exons ATGAACGATATTATGAGACTTGAATCGCCGATTACTCCGGCTCATTTGAcaacaattcaaaaatatgtttattggGAACAATATATAA ATGCATTGCTGGCAGATCTTCAGAATACAGTATCATCGGAAGGAAATCATGTCGGTAGTAATGCGACTCCTGGTTACGGATCACTGAACGGCGCACGGACTACCGGCTATAGATCCTACGATAATCGAACTTCTCCTCTTCCGCCGCAATcg CCAACTTATCAAAATCGCGAAGCTATCGAGGAAAGCATCGCGAAAAGTAGCGGAGGAGGAAAAATGCCTTCTTTAAACAACAATCTGTCGGAATTGGACACGTTGCTCCAAGATTTAAGCAACGCCCATTATAATGCTCATTATCAGGAAAGAG AAAATCGTATTTCCTCGAGTGGAATGAATGGAGACTCTAGTCCAATGCTTCGTTCTCCAAGTAGCATGTCAGCCTCGAGACCTACCGTCGATTCATTGCTCGAGGAGTTGAGTACCGCGGTACCAAACGG AGATTATCCTTCCGATGGAAGAGTGAAAGTTACCATACAGGAAACGTCGACGGAGATCCAGCCCGTCTATGACGGTTATCCTTCTAGACAACACGGATCGTTAAATCGTAGCGAAGTCCAGAGAAGTTATAGTAATGGTCACACTGCCAGTAACGCTACCAAGGAACTAGATGATTTAATGGCCTCTCTATCCGAATTTAAG ATCAATAGTAGTTCCCATCAACATCAAACAGTGACTGATTCTCCATACGCTAAACCGAACAAAGCGACCAAAAGTTCGCAAAGCCCGTTGCCATCCGAGGGCACGCAAACTAGAATTCATATCACCGAAACTCACACCACTCATCACTACCAACAGCAACACGGAGAACCTTATCCACCACAGCCAGCGACTCAGACCAAACAGAATCAATTGGATTCTATGCTAGGAAATCTTCAAGCCGATATGAGTCGTCAAGGAGTGAATACTACGCAAAAAGGATGCTGCAGCGCTTGCGAAAAACCTATCGTGGGACAA gtGATCACTGCTCTAGGAAAAACTTGGCATCCAGAACATTTCACATGCACGCACTGCAATCAGGAACTGggcacgcgaaatttcttcgaaagagAAGGACACCCGTATTGCGAGCCTGATTATCACAATCTTTTTTCTCCACGTTGCGCCTACTGTAATGGCCCCATTCTAGAC aaatgtgTAACCGCTTTGGAAAAAACTTGGCATACGGAACACTTCTTTTGCGCTCAGTGTGGCAAACAATTTGGAGAAGAGGGATTTCACGAGCGGGACGGAAAGCCCTACTGCCGAGAGGATTACTTCGATATGTTCGCTCCAAAATGCGGTGGATGCAATCGTGCCATTATGGAGAATTATATATCGGCCTTAAACAGTCAATGGCATCCAGACTGTTTCGTTTGCAGG GATTGTAGACAAAAATTCCAAGGTGGCTCATTTTTTGATCACGAAGGTTTACCTTATTGCGAAACTCATTATCATGCTAAAAGAGGATCCCTTTGTGCAGGATGTCATAAACCAATTACAG GTCGTTGTATAACCGCTATGTTCCGGAAATTTCATCCCGAACATTTCGTATGCGCGTTTTGTTTAAAACAATTGAACAAAGGTACTTTTAAAGAACAAAATGATAAACCATACTGTCATGGATGTTTCGATAAGTTGTtcggttaa
- the LOC107997882 gene encoding paxillin isoform X7, with translation MEAGCESKAGADNLYEPYNIEKTETNFLSLDALLADLQNTVSSEGNHVGSNATPGYGSLNGARTTGYRSYDNRTSPLPPQSPTYQNREAIEESIAKSSGGGKMPSLNNNLSELDTLLQDLSNAHYNAHYQERENRISSSGMNGDSSPMLRSPSSMSASRPTVDSLLEELSTAVPNGDYPSDGRVKVTIQETSTEIQPVYDGYPSRQHGSLNRSEVQRSYSNGHTASNATKELDDLMASLSEFKINSSSHQHQTVTDSPYAKPNKATKSSQSPLPSEGTQTRIHITETHTTHHYQQQHGEPYPPQPATQTKQNQLDSMLGNLQADMSRQGVNTTQKGCCSACEKPIVGQVITALGKTWHPEHFTCTHCNQELGTRNFFEREGHPYCEPDYHNLFSPRCAYCNGPILDKCVTALEKTWHTEHFFCAQCGKQFGEEGFHERDGKPYCREDYFDMFAPKCGGCNRAIMENYISALNSQWHPDCFVCRDCKKPVSGKSFYAMEGKPVCPKCVGVDDDEEEEEEEA, from the exons ATGGAAGCAGGATGCGAGTCGAAGGCTGGTGCCGATAATCTTTATGAAccttataatattgaaaaaacggAAACGAATTTTCTAAGCCTTG ATGCATTGCTGGCAGATCTTCAGAATACAGTATCATCGGAAGGAAATCATGTCGGTAGTAATGCGACTCCTGGTTACGGATCACTGAACGGCGCACGGACTACCGGCTATAGATCCTACGATAATCGAACTTCTCCTCTTCCGCCGCAATcg CCAACTTATCAAAATCGCGAAGCTATCGAGGAAAGCATCGCGAAAAGTAGCGGAGGAGGAAAAATGCCTTCTTTAAACAACAATCTGTCGGAATTGGACACGTTGCTCCAAGATTTAAGCAACGCCCATTATAATGCTCATTATCAGGAAAGAG AAAATCGTATTTCCTCGAGTGGAATGAATGGAGACTCTAGTCCAATGCTTCGTTCTCCAAGTAGCATGTCAGCCTCGAGACCTACCGTCGATTCATTGCTCGAGGAGTTGAGTACCGCGGTACCAAACGG AGATTATCCTTCCGATGGAAGAGTGAAAGTTACCATACAGGAAACGTCGACGGAGATCCAGCCCGTCTATGACGGTTATCCTTCTAGACAACACGGATCGTTAAATCGTAGCGAAGTCCAGAGAAGTTATAGTAATGGTCACACTGCCAGTAACGCTACCAAGGAACTAGATGATTTAATGGCCTCTCTATCCGAATTTAAG ATCAATAGTAGTTCCCATCAACATCAAACAGTGACTGATTCTCCATACGCTAAACCGAACAAAGCGACCAAAAGTTCGCAAAGCCCGTTGCCATCCGAGGGCACGCAAACTAGAATTCATATCACCGAAACTCACACCACTCATCACTACCAACAGCAACACGGAGAACCTTATCCACCACAGCCAGCGACTCAGACCAAACAGAATCAATTGGATTCTATGCTAGGAAATCTTCAAGCCGATATGAGTCGTCAAGGAGTGAATACTACGCAAAAAGGATGCTGCAGCGCTTGCGAAAAACCTATCGTGGGACAA gtGATCACTGCTCTAGGAAAAACTTGGCATCCAGAACATTTCACATGCACGCACTGCAATCAGGAACTGggcacgcgaaatttcttcgaaagagAAGGACACCCGTATTGCGAGCCTGATTATCACAATCTTTTTTCTCCACGTTGCGCCTACTGTAATGGCCCCATTCTAGAC aaatgtgTAACCGCTTTGGAAAAAACTTGGCATACGGAACACTTCTTTTGCGCTCAGTGTGGCAAACAATTTGGAGAAGAGGGATTTCACGAGCGGGACGGAAAGCCCTACTGCCGAGAGGATTACTTCGATATGTTCGCTCCAAAATGCGGTGGATGCAATCGTGCCATTATGGAGAATTATATATCGGCCTTAAACAGTCAATGGCATCCAGACTGTTTCGTTTGCAGG GATTGCAAGAAGCCAGTTTCTGGAAAGTCGTTTTATGCGATGGAGGGCAAACCTGTTTGCCCTAAATGTGTTGGTGTCGATGATgatgaagaggaagaagaagaagaagcataA
- the LOC107997882 gene encoding paxillin isoform X11 produces the protein MLGNLQADMSRQGVNTTQKGCCSACEKPIVGQVITALGKTWHPEHFTCTHCNQELGTRNFFEREGHPYCEPDYHNLFSPRCAYCNGPILDKCVTALEKTWHTEHFFCAQCGKQFGEEGFHERDGKPYCREDYFDMFAPKCGGCNRAIMENYISALNSQWHPDCFVCRDCKKPVSGKSFYAMEGKPVCPKCVGVDDDEEEEEEEA, from the exons ATGCTAGGAAATCTTCAAGCCGATATGAGTCGTCAAGGAGTGAATACTACGCAAAAAGGATGCTGCAGCGCTTGCGAAAAACCTATCGTGGGACAA gtGATCACTGCTCTAGGAAAAACTTGGCATCCAGAACATTTCACATGCACGCACTGCAATCAGGAACTGggcacgcgaaatttcttcgaaagagAAGGACACCCGTATTGCGAGCCTGATTATCACAATCTTTTTTCTCCACGTTGCGCCTACTGTAATGGCCCCATTCTAGAC aaatgtgTAACCGCTTTGGAAAAAACTTGGCATACGGAACACTTCTTTTGCGCTCAGTGTGGCAAACAATTTGGAGAAGAGGGATTTCACGAGCGGGACGGAAAGCCCTACTGCCGAGAGGATTACTTCGATATGTTCGCTCCAAAATGCGGTGGATGCAATCGTGCCATTATGGAGAATTATATATCGGCCTTAAACAGTCAATGGCATCCAGACTGTTTCGTTTGCAGG GATTGCAAGAAGCCAGTTTCTGGAAAGTCGTTTTATGCGATGGAGGGCAAACCTGTTTGCCCTAAATGTGTTGGTGTCGATGATgatgaagaggaagaagaagaagaagcataA
- the LOC107997882 gene encoding paxillin isoform X3 has protein sequence MEAGCESKAGADNLYEPYNIEKTETNFLSLDALLADLQNTVSSEGNHVGSNATPGYGSLNGARTTGYRSYDNRTSPLPPQSPTYQNREAIEESIAKSSGGGKMPSLNNNLSELDTLLQDLSNAHYNAHYQERENRISSSGMNGDSSPMLRSPSSMSASRPTVDSLLEELSTAVPNGDYPSDGRVKVTIQETSTEIQPVYDGYPSRQHGSLNRSEVQRSYSNGHTASNATKELDDLMASLSEFKINSSSHQHQTVTDSPYAKPNKATKSSQSPLPSEGTQTRIHITETHTTHHYQQQHGEPYPPQPATQTKQNQLDSMLGNLQADMSRQGVNTTQKGCCSACEKPIVGQVITALGKTWHPEHFTCTHCNQELGTRNFFEREGHPYCEPDYHNLFSPRCAYCNGPILDKCVTALEKTWHTEHFFCAQCGKQFGEEGFHERDGKPYCREDYFDMFAPKCGGCNRAIMENYISALNSQWHPDCFVCRDCRQKFQGGSFFDHEGLPYCETHYHAKRGSLCAGCHKPITGRCITAMFRKFHPEHFVCAFCLKQLNKGTFKEQNDKPYCHGCFDKLFG, from the exons ATGGAAGCAGGATGCGAGTCGAAGGCTGGTGCCGATAATCTTTATGAAccttataatattgaaaaaacggAAACGAATTTTCTAAGCCTTG ATGCATTGCTGGCAGATCTTCAGAATACAGTATCATCGGAAGGAAATCATGTCGGTAGTAATGCGACTCCTGGTTACGGATCACTGAACGGCGCACGGACTACCGGCTATAGATCCTACGATAATCGAACTTCTCCTCTTCCGCCGCAATcg CCAACTTATCAAAATCGCGAAGCTATCGAGGAAAGCATCGCGAAAAGTAGCGGAGGAGGAAAAATGCCTTCTTTAAACAACAATCTGTCGGAATTGGACACGTTGCTCCAAGATTTAAGCAACGCCCATTATAATGCTCATTATCAGGAAAGAG AAAATCGTATTTCCTCGAGTGGAATGAATGGAGACTCTAGTCCAATGCTTCGTTCTCCAAGTAGCATGTCAGCCTCGAGACCTACCGTCGATTCATTGCTCGAGGAGTTGAGTACCGCGGTACCAAACGG AGATTATCCTTCCGATGGAAGAGTGAAAGTTACCATACAGGAAACGTCGACGGAGATCCAGCCCGTCTATGACGGTTATCCTTCTAGACAACACGGATCGTTAAATCGTAGCGAAGTCCAGAGAAGTTATAGTAATGGTCACACTGCCAGTAACGCTACCAAGGAACTAGATGATTTAATGGCCTCTCTATCCGAATTTAAG ATCAATAGTAGTTCCCATCAACATCAAACAGTGACTGATTCTCCATACGCTAAACCGAACAAAGCGACCAAAAGTTCGCAAAGCCCGTTGCCATCCGAGGGCACGCAAACTAGAATTCATATCACCGAAACTCACACCACTCATCACTACCAACAGCAACACGGAGAACCTTATCCACCACAGCCAGCGACTCAGACCAAACAGAATCAATTGGATTCTATGCTAGGAAATCTTCAAGCCGATATGAGTCGTCAAGGAGTGAATACTACGCAAAAAGGATGCTGCAGCGCTTGCGAAAAACCTATCGTGGGACAA gtGATCACTGCTCTAGGAAAAACTTGGCATCCAGAACATTTCACATGCACGCACTGCAATCAGGAACTGggcacgcgaaatttcttcgaaagagAAGGACACCCGTATTGCGAGCCTGATTATCACAATCTTTTTTCTCCACGTTGCGCCTACTGTAATGGCCCCATTCTAGAC aaatgtgTAACCGCTTTGGAAAAAACTTGGCATACGGAACACTTCTTTTGCGCTCAGTGTGGCAAACAATTTGGAGAAGAGGGATTTCACGAGCGGGACGGAAAGCCCTACTGCCGAGAGGATTACTTCGATATGTTCGCTCCAAAATGCGGTGGATGCAATCGTGCCATTATGGAGAATTATATATCGGCCTTAAACAGTCAATGGCATCCAGACTGTTTCGTTTGCAGG GATTGTAGACAAAAATTCCAAGGTGGCTCATTTTTTGATCACGAAGGTTTACCTTATTGCGAAACTCATTATCATGCTAAAAGAGGATCCCTTTGTGCAGGATGTCATAAACCAATTACAG GTCGTTGTATAACCGCTATGTTCCGGAAATTTCATCCCGAACATTTCGTATGCGCGTTTTGTTTAAAACAATTGAACAAAGGTACTTTTAAAGAACAAAATGATAAACCATACTGTCATGGATGTTTCGATAAGTTGTtcggttaa
- the LOC107997882 gene encoding paxillin isoform X9, with translation MPSLNNNLSELDTLLQDLSNAHYNAHYQERENRISSSGMNGDSSPMLRSPSSMSASRPTVDSLLEELSTAVPNGDYPSDGRVKVTIQETSTEIQPVYDGYPSRQHGSLNRSEVQRSYSNGHTASNATKELDDLMASLSEFKINSSSHQHQTVTDSPYAKPNKATKSSQSPLPSEGTQTRIHITETHTTHHYQQQHGEPYPPQPATQTKQNQLDSMLGNLQADMSRQGVNTTQKGCCSACEKPIVGQVITALGKTWHPEHFTCTHCNQELGTRNFFEREGHPYCEPDYHNLFSPRCAYCNGPILDKCVTALEKTWHTEHFFCAQCGKQFGEEGFHERDGKPYCREDYFDMFAPKCGGCNRAIMENYISALNSQWHPDCFVCRDCRQKFQGGSFFDHEGLPYCETHYHAKRGSLCAGCHKPITGRCITAMFRKFHPEHFVCAFCLKQLNKGTFKEQNDKPYCHGCFDKLFG, from the exons ATGCCTTCTTTAAACAACAATCTGTCGGAATTGGACACGTTGCTCCAAGATTTAAGCAACGCCCATTATAATGCTCATTATCAGGAAAGAG AAAATCGTATTTCCTCGAGTGGAATGAATGGAGACTCTAGTCCAATGCTTCGTTCTCCAAGTAGCATGTCAGCCTCGAGACCTACCGTCGATTCATTGCTCGAGGAGTTGAGTACCGCGGTACCAAACGG AGATTATCCTTCCGATGGAAGAGTGAAAGTTACCATACAGGAAACGTCGACGGAGATCCAGCCCGTCTATGACGGTTATCCTTCTAGACAACACGGATCGTTAAATCGTAGCGAAGTCCAGAGAAGTTATAGTAATGGTCACACTGCCAGTAACGCTACCAAGGAACTAGATGATTTAATGGCCTCTCTATCCGAATTTAAG ATCAATAGTAGTTCCCATCAACATCAAACAGTGACTGATTCTCCATACGCTAAACCGAACAAAGCGACCAAAAGTTCGCAAAGCCCGTTGCCATCCGAGGGCACGCAAACTAGAATTCATATCACCGAAACTCACACCACTCATCACTACCAACAGCAACACGGAGAACCTTATCCACCACAGCCAGCGACTCAGACCAAACAGAATCAATTGGATTCTATGCTAGGAAATCTTCAAGCCGATATGAGTCGTCAAGGAGTGAATACTACGCAAAAAGGATGCTGCAGCGCTTGCGAAAAACCTATCGTGGGACAA gtGATCACTGCTCTAGGAAAAACTTGGCATCCAGAACATTTCACATGCACGCACTGCAATCAGGAACTGggcacgcgaaatttcttcgaaagagAAGGACACCCGTATTGCGAGCCTGATTATCACAATCTTTTTTCTCCACGTTGCGCCTACTGTAATGGCCCCATTCTAGAC aaatgtgTAACCGCTTTGGAAAAAACTTGGCATACGGAACACTTCTTTTGCGCTCAGTGTGGCAAACAATTTGGAGAAGAGGGATTTCACGAGCGGGACGGAAAGCCCTACTGCCGAGAGGATTACTTCGATATGTTCGCTCCAAAATGCGGTGGATGCAATCGTGCCATTATGGAGAATTATATATCGGCCTTAAACAGTCAATGGCATCCAGACTGTTTCGTTTGCAGG GATTGTAGACAAAAATTCCAAGGTGGCTCATTTTTTGATCACGAAGGTTTACCTTATTGCGAAACTCATTATCATGCTAAAAGAGGATCCCTTTGTGCAGGATGTCATAAACCAATTACAG GTCGTTGTATAACCGCTATGTTCCGGAAATTTCATCCCGAACATTTCGTATGCGCGTTTTGTTTAAAACAATTGAACAAAGGTACTTTTAAAGAACAAAATGATAAACCATACTGTCATGGATGTTTCGATAAGTTGTtcggttaa